Proteins encoded together in one Nitrospirae bacterium YQR-1 window:
- a CDS encoding helix-turn-helix domain-containing protein: MAINLLNIKEASEYLRISRATLYNLMKKDVLKTVKIGKRTLFDKKDIDTFIEQSKRN; encoded by the coding sequence ATGGCTATTAATTTATTAAATATTAAAGAAGCGTCAGAATACCTGAGAATAAGCAGAGCAACACTGTATAATCTGATGAAAAAAGATGTATTAAAAACTGTCAAAATTGGTAAGCGAACTCTTTTTGATAAAAAAGACATAGATACATTCATAGAGCAAAGTAAAAGAAACTGA
- a CDS encoding DUF5618 family protein, with protein MARRAKTHTPGEALRYLANARELLSQSPIEDNFYTDIKPVREAFSTAYLALLEAIDEALIKRGLLKKKLPKSVEAYREVLRKELSVNNGKLMREFDYLYDGLHIAGYYRGLINEANAVKEYFKATERFIKKLIPG; from the coding sequence ATGGCACGTCGAGCAAAAACACATACACCAGGAGAGGCCTTAAGGTATTTGGCCAATGCACGGGAATTATTAAGCCAATCGCCGATAGAGGATAACTTTTATACAGACATCAAGCCTGTAAGAGAAGCGTTCAGCACGGCCTATTTAGCGCTACTGGAGGCCATAGACGAGGCTTTAATTAAGAGGGGGCTGCTTAAAAAGAAGCTTCCTAAGTCAGTAGAGGCTTACAGGGAAGTTTTAAGAAAGGAGTTATCCGTAAACAACGGTAAGCTGATGAGGGAATTTGATTATCTTTATGACGGCCTTCATATTGCCGGTTATTACAGAGGATTGATAAACGAGGCTAACGCCGTTAAAGAATATTTTAAAGCCACAGAGCGGTTTATAAAGAAATTGATACCTGGATAA